One genomic region from Marinomonas maritima encodes:
- a CDS encoding ElyC/SanA/YdcF family protein: MSLILFYIKKTVGMMLMPIPLTLLIMCLSFLLMRKRPKPAKFFLFCGILLLGLTSWNPMADRLISTVEKDMYIFDIKNPVDVVIVLGSGHKDLNNTPAVMKLGSSALFRLEEGLRILSANPNATLFVSGYSGGMSESHAIVMRNASIELGVSSNKIRTFPLAKDTQEEAKSMAPYLKGKRVALVTEASHLKRATIFFKQAGIDTIPAPAMYLGSDTSDWQINANASYKSERAFYEWLGRTWQWIKG; this comes from the coding sequence GTGAGCCTGATTCTTTTTTACATCAAAAAAACCGTTGGTATGATGCTAATGCCAATTCCGCTGACTCTGTTGATCATGTGTCTGTCATTCTTACTAATGAGAAAGCGCCCTAAACCCGCCAAGTTTTTCTTATTCTGCGGGATACTTTTATTGGGATTAACCAGTTGGAATCCGATGGCAGATCGACTAATTTCGACCGTTGAAAAAGACATGTACATCTTTGATATCAAAAACCCGGTCGACGTCGTTATAGTGCTCGGCAGTGGACACAAAGACTTAAACAACACTCCTGCGGTGATGAAGCTAGGAAGCAGTGCCCTGTTTCGTCTTGAGGAAGGATTGCGCATTTTATCCGCCAACCCCAACGCAACCTTGTTCGTTTCTGGTTATTCGGGTGGCATGTCAGAATCCCACGCCATCGTCATGCGTAACGCCTCGATAGAATTGGGAGTAAGCTCGAATAAGATCCGCACTTTCCCACTCGCCAAAGACACCCAGGAGGAAGCCAAAAGCATGGCTCCCTACCTAAAAGGAAAACGCGTTGCTTTAGTCACCGAAGCATCGCATTTAAAACGAGCGACCATCTTCTTTAAGCAAGCTGGAATAGACACCATTCCCGCGCCCGCCATGTATTTAGGATCCGACACAAGTGATTGGCAAATCAACGCCAATGCCAGCTACAAAAGTGAACGTGCTTTTTACGAATGGCTAGGCCGTACTTGGCAATGGATTAAGGGGTAA
- a CDS encoding MarR family winged helix-turn-helix transcriptional regulator: MDLQNSLIKFQRIISRTWDVQAFDNTESSLSYSEFEYLLCVHIAENAEIDPASEKHDDSTHLSALAAEMQVQKSSASLMVNKLEKRELIYRATCQYDARAQHILLTEKGRKLFSNIQNSVYQNLEKSFKGLLEDKEYDTFEQTLAKICATYPNEK, from the coding sequence ATGGATTTGCAAAACTCACTAATAAAGTTTCAACGAATAATCTCTAGAACGTGGGATGTTCAAGCGTTTGATAATACAGAAAGCAGTTTGAGTTACAGTGAATTTGAGTACTTACTATGTGTTCATATTGCAGAGAATGCAGAAATTGATCCTGCAAGTGAGAAGCATGATGATAGTACTCATTTATCGGCACTGGCTGCTGAAATGCAAGTGCAAAAATCATCCGCAAGTTTAATGGTCAATAAGCTTGAAAAACGAGAGTTGATATACCGCGCCACTTGTCAATATGATGCAAGAGCACAGCATATACTATTAACCGAAAAGGGTCGGAAATTATTCTCGAACATTCAAAATTCTGTTTATCAGAATTTGGAAAAATCATTTAAAGGCCTTTTGGAAGATAAAGAATATGATACTTTTGAGCAAACACTAGCAAAGATTTGTGCTACATACCCTAACGAAAAATGA
- a CDS encoding cupin domain-containing protein codes for MTFISAKTFTADRPWGALDIVNMSGVTTHLHWTDQPYKWHINDGEEVFVVLDGEVNMHYRVNDVENVKLMTVGDIFYAAIGTEHVAHPMGEARILVIEKEGSV; via the coding sequence ATGACTTTCATCTCAGCAAAAACCTTCACGGCAGATCGTCCTTGGGGCGCGTTAGACATTGTCAATATGAGCGGTGTGACGACGCATTTGCATTGGACGGATCAGCCGTACAAGTGGCACATCAATGATGGCGAAGAAGTGTTTGTGGTGTTAGATGGTGAGGTCAATATGCACTACCGAGTCAATGACGTCGAAAACGTTAAGTTAATGACTGTAGGCGATATATTTTATGCAGCGATTGGTACGGAGCATGTTGCGCATCCTATGGGTGAAGCCCGTATTTTGGTGATCGAAAAGGAAGGCAGTGTTTAA
- a CDS encoding LysR family transcriptional regulator, which produces MLKSKNERQSKDKLSSLNTIVTKLLIEYAFSVLSKFSKRRHISCIQLNRKGFLPFLFNGFNHLLGLPKSNISSAVRGLKKSPGTRLFHRSTRSIILTQDGETYLPQCQTLLAELDAVGSQFRRNPDDVRGVLRVDMPSRFATTVVIPHLADFIENYPNIRLKICNADYRVDPIEHEYKG; this is translated from the coding sequence ATGCTTAAATCCAAGAATGAAAGGCAGTCTAAAGATAAACTGTCTTCGCTCAACACCATCGTGACCAAACTCTTGATTGAGTATGCCTTTAGTGTGCTGAGTAAATTCAGCAAACGCCGTCACATCTCGTGTATCCAATTGAACCGCAAAGGCTTTCTGCCCTTTTTGTTTAATGGCTTCAACCACCTCCTTGGCTTACCAAAATCAAATATTTCCAGTGCGGTGCGAGGCCTCAAAAAATCCCCAGGCACTCGGCTTTTTCATCGTAGCACGCGCAGTATCATCTTAACTCAAGACGGCGAAACCTACTTACCTCAATGCCAAACACTACTGGCAGAATTAGACGCTGTCGGAAGCCAATTTCGACGAAACCCAGATGATGTTCGCGGCGTACTCAGAGTCGACATGCCTAGCCGTTTTGCAACTACCGTGGTGATTCCTCATCTCGCCGACTTCATCGAGAACTACCCAAACATTCGTTTGAAAATCTGCAACGCAGATTATCGAGTCGATCCGATCGAGCATGAGTACAAAGGATAA
- a CDS encoding GDSL-type esterase/lipase family protein, with protein sequence MFSPHPTNMPLSVKPEPQETIWWLPRHEEKLSEKESMGRVDLVFLGDSITQAWEKEGAGVWETFYKPRHALNLGFNGDRTEHVLWRLEHCEVADIQPKLLVLLIGTNNSGHRMDKAEDTALGVKRILEVLAEKLPRTKILLLALFPRSAKPTQKLRVLNEEVNQIIQSYADDKRVFFLNINPHFLDENGRLISDVMNDFLHPNANQYHVFAKAIESKLQWLMATDLL encoded by the coding sequence ATGTTTTCACCACATCCGACCAACATGCCTTTGTCTGTAAAACCAGAACCACAGGAAACTATTTGGTGGTTGCCACGCCATGAGGAAAAGCTAAGTGAGAAAGAGTCGATGGGTCGTGTGGATTTGGTGTTTCTAGGGGATTCCATTACGCAAGCGTGGGAAAAAGAAGGCGCCGGGGTATGGGAGACTTTTTATAAACCAAGGCATGCGCTGAATCTTGGTTTTAATGGCGATCGTACGGAACATGTATTGTGGCGTTTAGAGCACTGTGAAGTGGCTGATATACAACCTAAGTTGTTGGTGCTGTTAATAGGCACGAACAACTCGGGTCACCGAATGGACAAAGCTGAAGACACGGCGTTGGGCGTTAAACGAATATTAGAGGTATTGGCTGAAAAATTACCACGCACTAAAATATTGCTACTGGCGTTGTTTCCTCGTAGCGCAAAGCCGACACAAAAGTTGCGGGTATTAAATGAGGAAGTGAATCAGATCATTCAATCGTATGCTGATGATAAACGTGTTTTTTTCCTTAATATCAACCCTCACTTCTTAGATGAAAATGGTCGCTTGATCAGTGATGTAATGAATGATTTCCTTCACCCAAATGCCAATCAATATCATGTTTTTGCAAAGGCAATAGAGTCTAAGCTTCAGTGGCTGATGGCAACCGATCTACTCTAA
- a CDS encoding class I SAM-dependent methyltransferase, protein MSQNIYDNQAFFDGYAQLPRSQFGLEAAPEWPSIEAMLPDLVGKVVIDLGCGYGWFCRNAREAGAADVLGVDLSERMLARARELTDDNGIRYQRGDLEKLVLPSQAIDLIYSQLTLHYLPDLVPLFTAIYQSLQPGGWFVFTTEHPIYTCPVRQGWLIDNEGQRSWAVNNYQNEGKRVSNWLADGVVKYHRTLGTMLNTLMAAGFAIRHVNEWGPTVQQIEANSALTEEVERPMMVLVSAQR, encoded by the coding sequence ATGTCTCAAAATATTTACGATAATCAGGCTTTTTTCGACGGTTATGCACAACTACCACGCTCTCAATTCGGTTTAGAGGCCGCCCCCGAGTGGCCCTCTATTGAGGCTATGCTCCCAGATCTTGTCGGAAAAGTGGTTATTGATCTGGGCTGTGGATACGGTTGGTTTTGCCGCAATGCGCGGGAAGCAGGAGCCGCCGACGTACTGGGTGTCGATTTGTCCGAAAGAATGCTGGCAAGGGCAAGGGAGCTTACAGATGATAACGGCATTCGCTATCAACGTGGTGACTTAGAAAAGCTTGTACTGCCGAGTCAAGCAATCGACTTGATATACAGTCAGCTGACTTTGCATTATTTGCCCGATCTCGTTCCGTTATTTACCGCTATTTATCAGTCACTGCAACCTGGCGGTTGGTTTGTCTTTACTACCGAGCACCCAATCTACACATGCCCAGTTCGTCAAGGCTGGCTTATCGATAATGAAGGCCAGCGGTCTTGGGCGGTTAATAATTATCAAAACGAAGGTAAACGTGTCAGCAACTGGTTGGCTGACGGGGTTGTAAAATATCACCGGACCTTGGGTACCATGTTGAATACGCTAATGGCGGCTGGTTTTGCTATTCGCCATGTTAACGAGTGGGGACCAACAGTACAGCAGATTGAAGCAAACTCGGCGCTGACCGAAGAAGTGGAGCGACCTATGATGGTATTGGTTTCTGCGCAGCGATAA
- the dhiT gene encoding type II toxin-antitoxin system toxin DhiT has protein sequence MPEIDALLGLSFCLYFFDNQQHKLPHLHVKYGGYELIIAIETSECIEGYLPNKQRKRAEAHISIYREQLMQMWRKAVKGENPGKLEDVC, from the coding sequence ATGCCTGAAATCGATGCGTTATTAGGATTGTCGTTTTGCTTATATTTTTTTGATAATCAACAACACAAGTTACCGCATTTACATGTGAAATATGGCGGTTACGAATTGATTATTGCGATAGAAACCAGCGAATGCATAGAAGGTTATCTGCCCAATAAACAGCGTAAACGTGCTGAAGCTCACATAAGTATATATAGAGAGCAGCTCATGCAGATGTGGCGTAAAGCCGTGAAAGGTGAAAATCCGGGCAAGTTGGAGGATGTATGTTAA
- a CDS encoding Trp family transcriptional regulator — MKDLVQFLTEVDDELVLEKRLKALLTPNEIEEMLRRLKILELLEQGVPQRDIAKQLGVGIATVTRGSRAFKELKEA, encoded by the coding sequence ATGAAAGATTTGGTCCAATTTTTAACCGAAGTAGATGATGAATTGGTGTTGGAGAAGCGTTTAAAGGCGTTGCTCACACCGAATGAGATTGAAGAAATGCTGCGTCGTCTTAAAATTTTAGAACTGTTGGAGCAAGGTGTGCCGCAGCGCGACATAGCGAAACAGCTGGGCGTAGGCATTGCCACGGTGACCCGTGGTTCCCGAGCATTTAAGGAATTAAAAGAAGCATGA
- a CDS encoding class I SAM-dependent methyltransferase, translating into MSDNKDDLLASAWNDKLTEDYVDQWGELLLHKKIPEFCNLLPSEIVLDIGCGSGAAVRAIASKLTTGHATGIDPTPKMLEIATKLTVKDNNFQQVTYLLAGAEKIPVESESCDLVLAVNTLHHWVNVNDGLNEVLRVLKPSGRFVSVDDLWEESVEYSQEQADDNENASCKHELKTRNGIVKLLNKTGFTNISNSDNREPDATASIITGYKA; encoded by the coding sequence ATGAGTGATAACAAAGATGATCTACTTGCCAGTGCATGGAATGACAAACTTACCGAAGATTACGTTGACCAATGGGGAGAGCTTCTACTTCACAAAAAAATCCCTGAATTCTGTAATCTATTACCATCAGAAATTGTTTTAGATATTGGTTGTGGTAGTGGAGCGGCTGTTAGAGCAATTGCCAGTAAACTCACAACAGGACATGCTACAGGCATCGATCCAACACCTAAAATGCTTGAAATTGCTACGAAACTCACCGTAAAAGACAACAATTTTCAACAGGTAACATATCTACTTGCTGGAGCGGAAAAAATACCTGTTGAAAGTGAAAGTTGTGACTTAGTGTTAGCGGTGAATACTCTGCATCATTGGGTAAATGTTAACGATGGACTCAATGAAGTACTAAGAGTACTAAAGCCATCAGGTCGGTTTGTCTCTGTTGATGATCTTTGGGAAGAGTCTGTTGAATACAGCCAAGAACAAGCTGACGATAACGAAAACGCTTCATGCAAACATGAACTTAAAACTAGAAATGGTATTGTGAAGTTACTGAACAAAACTGGTTTTACAAATATTTCAAACTCAGATAACCGTGAACCAGATGCCACTGCATCAATAATCACAGGATATAAAGCTTAA
- a CDS encoding TRAP transporter small permease subunit produces the protein MLLLNLERGITRFSNLLGVVSTVLFIALLFNVFYDVLMRYVFNDVSIGMQELEWHLYAAIFLLGIPYGIQHGGHVRVDLIYENLSIRGKAWIDLFGCVFFLIPFTLLVGYYGIGFAYEAYSLGETSGDPGGLPYRWIIKAVIPFAFFSMAISGLGMMIRCINVLRGVSEDGFSHPPIQH, from the coding sequence ATGTTGTTGCTGAACCTAGAACGAGGTATTACTCGTTTCTCAAACCTACTCGGTGTTGTGTCTACGGTATTGTTCATCGCGTTGTTGTTCAATGTGTTTTACGACGTCTTGATGCGTTATGTTTTTAACGATGTGTCCATTGGCATGCAAGAGTTGGAATGGCACCTCTATGCGGCGATCTTTCTGTTGGGCATACCTTATGGCATACAGCACGGCGGTCATGTCCGTGTGGATTTGATTTACGAGAATTTGTCTATTCGAGGCAAAGCTTGGATTGATTTGTTCGGTTGTGTCTTCTTTTTGATACCTTTTACCTTGCTCGTTGGCTACTACGGTATTGGCTTTGCTTACGAAGCGTATAGTTTGGGTGAGACCAGTGGTGATCCGGGTGGTTTACCTTATCGCTGGATTATCAAAGCGGTGATTCCTTTTGCTTTCTTTTCTATGGCAATCAGTGGGTTAGGCATGATGATTCGCTGTATTAATGTGTTACGTGGTGTGAGTGAAGACGGTTTTTCTCATCCACCGATTCAACACTAA
- a CDS encoding helix-turn-helix domain-containing protein has product MARTLDKLISDQKPEIVRNARKKAEDMVLGIHLAQLRERMNITQEDMANTLGVKQPTIAGMERKGRDVKLSTLKRYVEGAGGKLTVDVELPDGSHYGFNL; this is encoded by the coding sequence ATGGCTAGAACGCTTGATAAGTTAATTTCAGATCAGAAGCCTGAAATAGTAAGAAATGCCCGTAAAAAGGCGGAAGATATGGTGCTTGGCATTCATCTCGCCCAGTTACGTGAACGCATGAATATCACTCAAGAGGATATGGCAAACACGCTTGGCGTGAAACAGCCAACGATTGCAGGCATGGAACGCAAAGGCCGTGATGTAAAGCTATCGACCTTAAAGCGTTACGTTGAAGGCGCTGGTGGCAAATTAACCGTGGATGTTGAATTGCCCGATGGCAGCCATTACGGGTTTAATTTATAA
- the dhiA gene encoding type II toxin-antitoxin system antitoxin DhiA encodes MLKIIDVDWVKDHTLALTFSDGFEGEADLSECFSKPPFANVKDFKRFALTADGALNWSGNELATSTLRGITKGAYQAAAMRFDVEQMEEVIKQASWDSMTEGRPDILQAAIRSYVELFGHRVVIARAGIKSRTSAYRSLKPETKPNFATLVQLAHAVIEIAKERVGESLSNSVTASH; translated from the coding sequence ATGTTAAAAATCATTGATGTAGATTGGGTTAAAGATCACACCTTAGCATTAACCTTTAGCGATGGTTTTGAAGGAGAAGCAGACTTATCTGAGTGCTTTTCAAAACCACCCTTTGCCAATGTGAAAGATTTCAAACGTTTTGCTTTAACTGCCGATGGAGCCTTGAATTGGAGTGGTAATGAACTTGCTACCAGCACATTACGAGGTATCACAAAAGGAGCTTATCAGGCTGCCGCGATGCGGTTTGATGTAGAGCAAATGGAAGAAGTGATCAAACAGGCGTCATGGGATTCCATGACAGAAGGCCGCCCAGATATTCTGCAAGCTGCTATTCGATCCTATGTTGAGTTATTTGGACATCGCGTAGTGATTGCAAGAGCGGGCATAAAAAGTCGAACCAGCGCTTATCGTTCTCTTAAACCTGAAACCAAACCCAACTTTGCCACCTTAGTACAACTCGCCCATGCCGTTATTGAAATCGCCAAAGAGAGAGTTGGAGAATCGTTGTCGAACTCGGTTACTGCTTCGCATTAG
- a CDS encoding TRAP transporter substrate-binding protein, with amino-acid sequence MKSFKITTLVAAVAVTVSAFSLPAFSAERVYKLKMAETWASNFPIFGDAPRNMARIADEMSGGRLKITIDSSNKHKAPFGVFDMVRSGQYDMGHSASYYWKGKVPNTLFFTTMPFGMITPEQYGWFYEGDGMALMEKVYQPFGLLSFPGGNTGNQMGGWFQKEINSLEDLQGLKMRIPGFAGEVLAKLGAKPTNIASGELYTALERRTIDALEWVGPSLDLRMGFHKIAPYYYTGWHEPATELQFLVNERTWKKLPDDLREILRVSMKLASYDMYIQSYHESGVNWATMKTEYPNVQVKTFPKDVLLAMKKANQELLEEKAAADPLAKEIIESQAKYLKTTRVWTNISDRAYLDSVDSLGE; translated from the coding sequence ATGAAATCCTTCAAGATAACAACTCTGGTTGCCGCCGTAGCGGTTACCGTTAGTGCTTTCTCTTTGCCTGCTTTTTCAGCGGAACGAGTCTATAAATTGAAGATGGCTGAAACATGGGCATCTAACTTTCCTATCTTTGGTGATGCGCCTCGAAACATGGCTCGTATTGCAGACGAAATGTCTGGTGGCCGTTTGAAAATCACCATCGACTCGTCGAACAAACACAAAGCACCATTTGGTGTGTTCGATATGGTTCGTTCTGGCCAGTATGACATGGGTCATTCCGCATCGTATTACTGGAAAGGGAAAGTGCCGAACACCTTATTTTTCACCACAATGCCGTTCGGTATGATTACACCAGAGCAATACGGTTGGTTTTATGAAGGCGATGGCATGGCATTGATGGAAAAGGTTTACCAACCTTTTGGCCTATTATCTTTCCCTGGTGGTAATACAGGCAACCAAATGGGGGGCTGGTTCCAGAAAGAAATCAACTCTCTTGAAGACCTTCAAGGTCTGAAAATGCGTATTCCTGGTTTTGCGGGTGAAGTGTTGGCGAAGTTAGGTGCTAAGCCAACGAACATCGCTTCTGGTGAGCTTTATACGGCGCTTGAACGTCGTACTATCGATGCACTAGAGTGGGTTGGACCTTCTCTTGATTTACGTATGGGTTTCCACAAAATCGCGCCTTACTACTACACCGGCTGGCATGAGCCTGCAACGGAACTTCAGTTCCTTGTGAACGAGCGTACATGGAAAAAGCTACCAGACGATCTTCGTGAAATCTTAAGAGTGTCTATGAAGCTGGCTTCTTATGATATGTACATTCAGTCTTACCATGAAAGTGGTGTGAACTGGGCAACCATGAAAACGGAATACCCGAACGTTCAAGTTAAAACGTTCCCTAAAGACGTATTGCTTGCTATGAAAAAAGCCAACCAAGAGCTGCTTGAAGAGAAAGCAGCAGCGGATCCTTTGGCAAAAGAAATTATCGAGTCACAAGCGAAATATTTGAAAACCACTCGTGTTTGGACAAATATCTCCGACCGAGCGTATCTTGACAGTGTTGATAGCTTAGGGGAATAA
- a CDS encoding anthranilate synthase component II, with protein sequence MKVYIIDNYDSFTYNLYQFIGEVLETEQSRGEIDAFEVIVKRNDEVTLDDIRAAAPDRIIISPGPGSPDDKAYFGICADVILEFGKTVPLMGVCLGMQGICHVFGGNVVKAPLPMHGKTSPITHNGEGIFHDIPDQLEVMRYHSLIAEAESFPDVLEVTASVGDLKEVDFKDIATIHQGGKFELMGIRHKKYPIQGIQFHPESFATEGGKDLIKNFLFQV encoded by the coding sequence ATGAAAGTGTATATTATCGACAACTACGACTCCTTCACTTACAACCTGTATCAGTTTATTGGCGAAGTATTGGAAACTGAGCAAAGCCGTGGCGAAATCGACGCTTTTGAGGTGATCGTAAAACGTAACGATGAAGTGACGTTAGACGACATTCGTGCCGCTGCACCAGATCGTATTATTATTTCCCCTGGGCCAGGTTCGCCTGACGACAAAGCGTATTTTGGTATTTGTGCCGACGTGATTTTGGAATTCGGCAAAACCGTTCCTTTGATGGGCGTTTGCTTGGGAATGCAGGGTATTTGTCATGTGTTCGGCGGTAACGTCGTCAAAGCTCCCTTGCCGATGCACGGGAAAACCAGCCCGATTACGCACAACGGCGAAGGCATCTTCCATGACATTCCAGACCAGTTAGAAGTCATGCGTTATCACTCGCTCATCGCCGAAGCAGAAAGTTTCCCCGATGTGCTGGAAGTGACGGCTTCGGTGGGGGATTTAAAAGAAGTCGACTTCAAGGACATCGCAACCATTCACCAAGGCGGCAAGTTCGAACTCATGGGCATTCGTCATAAAAAATACCCGATTCAAGGCATTCAGTTTCATCCAGAATCCTTCGCGACCGAAGGTGGCAAAGACCTGATCAAAAACTTCTTATTTCAGGTTTGA
- a CDS encoding anthranilate synthase component I family protein, translating into MSQSNKKPERISLPRKPKYVTISSDCDFFDLFKKVEKRFEHCFMLESLGEESFISRHSIIGFDPEKLIWAEDKQLFIQERDGTTESFESDNPYYLLRSIVPQNILSRGFAGGLTGYIGYDSMNYFEPSLDLQASEMFDAFRFGLYKDGLILDKMTGEVTYFYYEESDAGGNRLDLVQVMMAEPTPENGAFVVTPAGESMSKLDHANAVAKVKQDIVEGKIFQCEVGFKKWFDMEGDTINLYEQLREVNPSPQMYYIKFGEQKVIGASPELLFRVRQGEMETFPLAGTAKRGVDEKEDTALARALLNDPKEIAEHNMIVDLHRNDIGRVARFGTVKVRSLMDIKRFSHVQHISSEIVGIMAEDHDMFSALASNFPAGTLTGAPKIEAMKIIDDLENDGRGPYGGAVGQFSFNGDCMFAIPIRTVFANGNKAYVQTCGGNVYDSNAEDEYEEIQRKFAGTKRVLDSFAPASKA; encoded by the coding sequence ATGAGTCAATCCAATAAAAAGCCGGAGCGCATCTCGCTACCGCGCAAACCTAAGTACGTTACTATCAGTTCTGACTGTGATTTTTTCGACTTGTTTAAGAAGGTCGAGAAGCGTTTTGAGCACTGTTTTATGTTGGAATCCCTTGGTGAAGAGAGCTTTATTTCTCGCCATTCGATTATTGGTTTTGACCCTGAAAAACTCATTTGGGCAGAAGACAAGCAGCTGTTTATCCAAGAACGCGACGGCACTACGGAATCTTTTGAATCCGATAACCCCTATTACTTACTGCGCAGTATTGTGCCGCAGAATATTTTGTCACGTGGTTTTGCTGGTGGTTTAACGGGTTATATCGGTTACGACAGTATGAACTATTTCGAGCCAAGTTTAGACCTTCAAGCCAGCGAGATGTTTGATGCGTTCCGCTTTGGCTTGTACAAAGATGGCCTAATTCTGGACAAAATGACGGGCGAAGTAACGTACTTCTACTATGAAGAGTCGGATGCTGGTGGCAATCGTTTAGACCTTGTGCAAGTCATGATGGCGGAACCAACGCCTGAAAATGGCGCCTTCGTTGTTACGCCAGCGGGTGAATCTATGAGCAAATTGGATCACGCGAATGCAGTGGCTAAAGTGAAGCAGGACATTGTGGAAGGGAAAATTTTTCAGTGCGAAGTCGGCTTCAAAAAATGGTTCGATATGGAAGGCGACACCATTAACTTGTACGAGCAATTACGCGAAGTGAATCCGTCACCACAAATGTATTACATCAAATTTGGTGAGCAAAAAGTCATCGGCGCGAGCCCAGAATTGCTGTTCCGCGTCCGCCAAGGGGAAATGGAGACCTTTCCGTTAGCGGGCACGGCGAAACGTGGCGTAGACGAAAAAGAAGACACGGCGTTAGCGCGTGCACTATTGAATGATCCGAAAGAAATCGCTGAACATAATATGATTGTTGATTTGCATCGTAACGACATTGGCCGTGTGGCACGCTTCGGTACGGTGAAAGTGCGTAGCCTGATGGACATTAAACGTTTCAGTCACGTTCAGCACATTTCCAGTGAAATTGTCGGCATCATGGCCGAAGATCACGATATGTTCTCGGCGTTGGCGAGCAACTTCCCTGCGGGAACCTTGACGGGCGCGCCAAAAATCGAAGCGATGAAAATTATCGATGATTTGGAAAACGACGGTCGTGGTCCTTACGGCGGCGCGGTTGGTCAGTTCTCTTTTAATGGCGATTGCATGTTTGCGATTCCGATTCGTACCGTGTTCGCTAATGGCAACAAAGCCTACGTGCAAACCTGTGGCGGTAACGTATACGACTCAAACGCAGAAGACGAATACGAAGAAATCCAACGCAAATTTGCTGGCACCAAACGTGTGCTAGACAGCTTCGCGCCAGCATCCAAAGCGTAA